From the Anabaena sphaerica FACHB-251 genome, one window contains:
- a CDS encoding filamentous hemagglutinin N-terminal domain-containing protein produces MSFLIKILFTWSNEFAFFGIALLAVSRIIVGQTVVLAEIKPDTKLGNEASLVKQKVDIQGAIGDLIDGGAVRGTNLFHSFSEFNITEGQRVYFSNPSGIENILTRVTGKNRSDILGTLGVLGNANLFLINPNGIVFGQNAQLDIAGSFLASTADSFVFDHGFLFNAKNPQPVPLLTINVPLGLQYQSNSRSIQVQGTSILKPNGKTIALVGGNVSLDDAILSVPAGRVELGGISGEGIVEFSRDSDNLRLNFPESLTKADIFLNGTRINVIADNDGSVALNARNIAAINSFIFAGIGAGLGSATSKAGDIILNAAEEIKIDGISGILQYLFPEAVGTGGDIEITAKTLIATNGGAINNVTQGKGDAGNIRITAHDYIFLDGEDRDGFPTAVSTSITQGAKGNTGNISITTKALTLTNGASITSLVAGEGNTGNIMITAHDTISLDGENSSGGSSNISSQVEPGAIGNGGNIQITTGTLVAENGSQVLAVTADAGKAGNITIQARDDISFSGFSSNNAPSGTGSFSQATGAGGDVNISTRSLSIMNTAQVRTGAFAQGDSGNVTINAADDIFIDGDQSGVVSVVFSNATAAGGNINLITGKLAILNGAFINSATIGIGNAGNIQINADTITLDGSSPIGFGSEISAVTDNNAQGNAGNINIISNSLVLTNSAQINTSTNAKGKAGNITITTKDSVLIDGTNPFVQTFPSGIASLVRSNGEGKGGNIQISTDKLSLTNGGFLDASTFGQGNAGDIEITANDAVILNSGNNSNLVSDISSRVLSGAKGNGGEIDILAKTLLLINGSQIAADTFGQGNAGDITINTIDSVVVDGGNRTTNLTGIFTSVGNGGFGTGGDITIATGNLVVTNNNAQLNAATLGQGKAGNIQVTANTLQLANSGKLRTTTTSSEDGGDISLKISERITLAGDGTGLFANTTLDATGNSGNIFIDPKIIILRDGAKIAVDNQGSGTGGNIDIQAGTLTLDNRAVISAETASNTGGNIQLQLQDLLLLRRNSLISTTAGTAQAGGDGGNITINTAFIVAFPPENNDITANAFTGNGGSINITAQSMFGLTPRSRADLERLLGTNDPAQLNSVSLPTSDITAISQANPSLNGQVNLNILDTDPNNGLVALPTNVVDAAKLIAQTCRSAGGTTASQDSEFIVTGRGGLPANPSELLSSDAVWYDLQPYALLNEKLNSFQKEEKMLSQSPAAIVEAQGWVIGADGSVTLVAQAPTTTPQKSFVTPVHCPVVKN; encoded by the coding sequence ATGTCTTTTTTAATCAAAATCTTGTTTACGTGGTCAAACGAGTTTGCATTTTTTGGCATAGCACTCTTGGCAGTTAGTCGCATTATTGTGGGACAAACTGTTGTCCTTGCTGAAATTAAACCTGATACTAAATTGGGCAATGAAGCATCTCTTGTAAAACAGAAGGTTGATATTCAAGGAGCAATAGGCGATCTAATTGATGGTGGTGCAGTGAGAGGTACAAACCTCTTTCACAGTTTCTCAGAATTTAACATTACAGAGGGGCAAAGAGTCTACTTCTCCAACCCCAGCGGCATAGAAAATATCCTCACACGAGTCACAGGGAAAAACCGTTCTGATATTTTGGGGACGCTAGGAGTTTTAGGAAATGCCAACTTATTTTTAATTAATCCCAATGGCATCGTGTTTGGGCAAAATGCACAGTTAGATATTGCAGGTTCATTTCTAGCCAGTACAGCGGATAGTTTTGTATTTGATCATGGCTTTTTATTCAATGCCAAAAATCCCCAACCAGTACCACTATTAACAATTAACGTCCCCTTGGGATTACAATATCAGAGCAATTCAAGAAGTATTCAAGTACAAGGTACTAGTATCTTAAAACCGAATGGTAAAACGATAGCTCTTGTAGGTGGCAATGTTAGCTTAGATGACGCAATTTTGAGTGTTCCCGCAGGCAGAGTAGAGCTAGGAGGAATAAGCGGAGAAGGAATTGTAGAATTTAGCCGTGATAGTGATAATTTGAGGCTGAATTTTCCTGAGAGTTTAACCAAAGCAGATATTTTTTTAAATGGTACAAGAATTAACGTGATTGCTGATAATGACGGCAGTGTGGCGCTCAATGCTCGTAATATAGCAGCAATTAATAGTTTTATTTTTGCTGGTATCGGTGCTGGTTTAGGATCAGCTACCAGTAAAGCAGGGGATATCATTCTAAATGCAGCTGAAGAAATCAAAATAGATGGCATTAGCGGCATTTTGCAATACCTCTTTCCAGAAGCCGTAGGTACAGGAGGAGATATAGAGATTACAGCTAAAACCTTAATTGCAACTAATGGGGGAGCAATCAATAATGTTACCCAGGGTAAAGGTGATGCTGGAAATATAAGGATTACTGCCCATGATTATATCTTCTTAGATGGCGAGGATAGAGATGGCTTTCCCACAGCAGTAAGTACTTCTATTACCCAAGGAGCAAAAGGCAACACTGGCAACATCAGCATCACAACCAAAGCTTTGACATTGACCAACGGTGCTAGTATAACCAGTCTAGTAGCTGGAGAAGGGAATACAGGTAATATCATGATTACTGCACACGATACTATCTCCTTAGATGGCGAAAATAGTAGTGGCGGATCTAGCAATATTAGTAGTCAGGTTGAGCCTGGAGCGATCGGTAATGGAGGTAATATCCAAATTACGACAGGTACACTTGTGGCTGAAAATGGCTCCCAGGTACTTGCTGTTACTGCCGATGCAGGGAAAGCTGGAAATATCACAATCCAAGCTAGAGATGACATTTCCTTTAGTGGCTTTAGTAGCAATAATGCCCCTAGCGGCACAGGCAGCTTCTCTCAAGCTACAGGTGCTGGTGGTGATGTCAATATCTCCACGCGATCGCTCTCGATTATGAATACAGCCCAAGTCAGAACAGGCGCTTTTGCCCAAGGAGATAGCGGTAATGTAACTATTAATGCTGCTGATGACATTTTTATCGATGGTGATCAAAGTGGAGTTGTTAGTGTAGTATTCTCTAATGCCACGGCAGCAGGTGGAAATATCAATCTAATTACCGGGAAATTGGCGATTCTAAATGGTGCTTTCATCAATAGCGCCACCATAGGTATAGGCAATGCAGGTAATATCCAAATCAACGCCGATACTATTACTCTAGATGGATCTAGCCCTATTGGCTTTGGCAGTGAAATTAGTGCTGTAACTGATAACAACGCTCAAGGTAATGCTGGCAACATTAACATTATTAGTAATAGCCTCGTTTTAACTAATAGCGCGCAAATAAATACTAGTACTAATGCCAAAGGTAAAGCTGGTAATATAACAATTACTACTAAAGATTCCGTTTTGATTGATGGAACTAACCCATTTGTACAAACCTTTCCTAGTGGTATTGCCAGTCTAGTCAGATCTAACGGTGAAGGTAAGGGTGGTAACATTCAGATCAGCACAGATAAGCTTTCATTGACCAACGGTGGTTTTTTGGATGCCAGTACTTTTGGGCAAGGAAACGCAGGTGATATAGAAATTACAGCTAATGATGCAGTGATATTGAACTCAGGAAACAACAGTAATTTAGTCAGTGATATATCCAGCAGAGTTTTATCAGGAGCAAAAGGCAATGGTGGTGAGATTGACATCCTTGCCAAAACACTCCTTCTCATTAATGGCTCTCAAATTGCCGCCGACACATTTGGGCAGGGAAATGCAGGTGATATCACAATTAATACTATTGATTCAGTAGTAGTAGATGGTGGTAATCGTACAACAAACCTCACAGGTATATTTACCTCTGTGGGAAATGGCGGGTTTGGTACTGGCGGCGATATTACTATCGCTACAGGAAATTTGGTTGTTACTAACAATAACGCGCAATTAAATGCGGCAACTCTTGGACAGGGAAAAGCAGGTAATATTCAAGTTACAGCAAATACCCTACAACTTGCCAATAGTGGAAAGCTACGCACGACAACAACAAGCAGTGAAGATGGTGGAGACATCAGCTTGAAGATATCAGAACGCATAACTTTAGCAGGGGACGGTACTGGTTTATTTGCTAATACAACCCTTGATGCTACGGGCAACAGCGGTAATATCTTCATCGACCCCAAAATCATAATCCTTCGAGATGGTGCCAAAATTGCTGTCGATAACCAAGGTAGTGGAACAGGTGGTAATATTGATATCCAAGCTGGGACATTAACCCTTGATAACCGTGCTGTGATTTCTGCGGAAACAGCGAGTAATACTGGCGGTAATATTCAACTCCAACTACAAGACCTGTTGTTATTAAGGCGTAATAGTCTAATTTCCACCACTGCCGGCACTGCTCAGGCAGGAGGTGATGGAGGTAACATTACTATTAATACCGCATTTATCGTTGCTTTTCCTCCAGAAAATAACGATATTACCGCCAACGCTTTTACTGGTAATGGTGGGAGCATAAATATTACTGCTCAAAGTATGTTTGGGCTAACACCCCGCTCTCGCGCTGACCTGGAGAGGTTATTAGGAACAAACGACCCTGCCCAATTAAATTCTGTATCACTACCCACGAGCGACATCACAGCTATTTCCCAAGCCAATCCTTCATTAAATGGTCAAGTGAATCTCAACATACTTGATACCGACCCCAATAATGGATTAGTAGCTTTACCTACAAATGTAGTAGATGCTGCCAAATTAATTGCCCAAACCTGTAGAAGTGCTGGAGGAACAACAGCAAGTCAAGACAGTGAATTTATAGTCACTGGACGGGGTGGTTTACCAGCTAACCCCAGTGAACTGTTAAGTAGTGATGCGGTCTGGTACGACTTACAACCCTATGCTTTGCTGAATGAAAAATTGAATAGCTTTCAAAAAGAGGAGAAAATGCTTTCTCAATCACCTGCTGCAATTGTCGAGGCTCAAGGTTGGGTAATTGGTGCTGATGGTAGTGTCACCCTGGTAGCGCAAGCACCCACTACTACCCCTCAAAAATCCTTTGTTACACCTGTTCATTGCCCAGTTGTGAAAAACTGA
- a CDS encoding calcium-binding protein, with protein MNVFGTNNNDTLMGGQGADSIYGYGGDDTLYGGVGDDLDGADGNDTFIATEAATIIGGSGINTLISNYSQSNDGVGIHLDANPRGLFMHIDQLGGGRNFLRFGGIDALNVTGTQYNDILDGGMLNATLNGGAGNDALLGQKGVFSGGSGTDTLTANYYTMNVPYGVHLGWNGENTVRRRDNGSIILTHDGIEAFNFTGTDFLDYLSGQNGDDIFYGLGSNDILEGGNGNDILDGGRGNDILDGGNGKDQLFDVSGSDTLKGGAGDDYLYTVADTQGAIKQLYGGQGADTFVVDIKGDINLGFDFDVAKLGNFVNAITLPENNGLDWQRLGIDVAFSALGAGLGAIPVVGSLASFWTSLAQTGVDAYLDQEELEAQINEQLEKANQAVKQYGTQDWGKVFQQGTRDVIYINDFQIGLDNILLPRLPDATHFYQVDLVNGGQGGVFVSVRNSGVIEQFKNVAFIANNYTDVGITDQKFQEIITDLIQGSTIGTFTKTAFIGQNNVSATEIITATFANDNIQANGGNDEVFGYYGDDVIQGGDGNDTIYGGSNRNPSYARYESEYGNDGNDIISGGAGNDVLYGESGNDFLNGDEGNDLLYGGVGNNTLVGGAGDDILVNTNGTVDGGTGTDTLIADYTGKADGNGVHLGWASTNHIYNRVNGQSLVNFSNVENFNITGTQYSDAFEGRSGNDIFNGGAGNDELYGAAGDDILNPGYSLNSTDIVDGGTGNDTLVVDYSAKADGAGIHLGWSNTNNVFNRLNGQLLVNVSNVENFNITGTQYSDAFQGRSGNDIFNGGAGDDYLYGGVGNDTLTGGIGADQFVFNSVSEGIDVIKDFSWQQGDKIQILGSSFGASSTNQFNFNTSTGALSFNGQQFATLENISNAYDFIPSYDIVIV; from the coding sequence ATGAACGTTTTTGGAACAAACAATAACGATACCCTTATGGGCGGACAAGGAGCAGATTCCATATATGGATACGGAGGAGATGATACCCTTTATGGTGGAGTAGGGGATGATCTCGATGGTGCAGATGGTAACGATACTTTTATCGCTACAGAGGCAGCGACAATTATCGGAGGTTCGGGTATTAATACCTTAATATCCAACTACAGCCAATCGAATGATGGTGTTGGAATTCACTTAGATGCAAATCCTCGCGGACTTTTCATGCACATCGATCAGCTTGGCGGTGGTCGCAACTTTCTTAGATTCGGTGGGATTGATGCGTTAAATGTCACCGGAACTCAATACAATGACATTCTTGATGGGGGTATGCTCAATGCCACCCTGAATGGCGGAGCAGGAAATGATGCTCTATTGGGACAAAAAGGTGTTTTCTCAGGTGGTTCCGGCACTGATACATTAACAGCAAACTACTACACAATGAATGTCCCATACGGGGTTCATTTAGGATGGAACGGAGAAAATACCGTCAGACGGCGCGATAATGGCAGCATTATCCTCACTCACGATGGAATCGAAGCGTTCAATTTCACAGGAACTGATTTCCTAGATTACCTGAGTGGTCAAAATGGCGACGACATCTTCTATGGTCTTGGTAGTAATGACATCCTTGAAGGTGGTAATGGCAATGACATCCTTGATGGTGGTAGAGGCAATGACATCCTTGATGGTGGTAATGGCAAAGATCAATTATTTGATGTCAGTGGTTCTGATACCTTGAAAGGGGGAGCAGGAGATGATTATCTGTATACAGTCGCTGATACTCAAGGTGCAATCAAGCAACTTTATGGAGGTCAGGGTGCAGATACATTTGTTGTAGATATCAAAGGCGATATTAATCTTGGTTTTGATTTTGATGTTGCCAAATTAGGTAATTTTGTCAATGCGATTACATTGCCTGAAAATAACGGACTAGATTGGCAACGATTAGGCATAGACGTGGCCTTTAGTGCGTTAGGTGCGGGTTTAGGTGCAATTCCTGTAGTGGGATCTCTAGCAAGCTTTTGGACTTCATTAGCTCAAACGGGTGTCGATGCTTATTTAGACCAGGAGGAGTTGGAAGCTCAGATCAACGAGCAGCTAGAAAAAGCAAACCAAGCCGTTAAACAATATGGTACTCAAGATTGGGGCAAAGTTTTTCAGCAAGGAACGAGAGATGTTATCTACATTAACGATTTTCAAATTGGTCTTGATAACATCCTGTTGCCAAGATTACCCGATGCAACGCATTTTTATCAGGTCGATCTAGTTAATGGAGGCCAAGGTGGAGTATTTGTATCTGTTCGCAATTCGGGGGTAATCGAACAATTCAAAAATGTTGCCTTTATTGCCAATAACTATACCGATGTTGGTATTACCGATCAAAAATTTCAAGAGATAATAACAGACTTGATTCAAGGTTCAACAATCGGTACGTTTACGAAGACTGCATTCATCGGACAAAACAATGTCTCTGCGACAGAGATTATAACAGCAACGTTTGCTAACGATAATATTCAGGCTAACGGAGGTAACGACGAAGTTTTTGGCTACTATGGCGATGATGTTATTCAAGGTGGGGATGGAAATGACACCATATATGGCGGTTCCAACCGCAACCCATCTTACGCCAGATATGAGTCAGAATATGGAAATGATGGAAATGACATCATCAGTGGCGGTGCGGGGAATGATGTTCTCTATGGTGAATCGGGCAATGATTTTCTCAATGGTGACGAAGGAAATGACTTGCTATATGGTGGAGTGGGGAACAATACTCTGGTTGGCGGTGCAGGCGACGATATTTTAGTTAATACGAATGGTACGGTTGATGGTGGTACTGGTACTGATACTTTAATAGCTGATTACACTGGCAAAGCAGATGGCAATGGTGTTCATTTAGGATGGGCAAGTACCAATCATATTTATAATCGTGTTAATGGTCAAAGTTTAGTTAATTTCTCTAATGTAGAAAACTTCAATATTACTGGCACTCAGTATAGTGACGCATTTGAAGGGCGTTCAGGTAATGACATCTTCAATGGTGGTGCTGGTAATGATGAACTATATGGTGCTGCGGGTGATGATATTCTCAACCCAGGTTATAGCCTCAATTCCACTGATATAGTTGATGGTGGTACGGGTAATGACACACTTGTAGTAGATTATTCTGCCAAAGCAGATGGTGCTGGTATTCATTTGGGATGGTCGAATACAAATAATGTTTTTAATCGTCTTAATGGTCAGCTTTTGGTTAATGTCTCTAATGTAGAAAACTTCAATATTACCGGCACCCAATATAGTGATGCGTTCCAGGGACGTTCAGGTAATGACATCTTCAATGGTGGTGCGGGTGATGATTATTTATATGGAGGTGTAGGTAACGATACCCTTACAGGTGGAATTGGGGCTGATCAATTTGTCTTCAACTCGGTTTCAGAAGGAATTGATGTCATCAAAGACTTTAGCTGGCAACAAGGAGATAAGATTCAAATTCTTGGCTCTAGTTTTGGTGCAAGTTCGACCAACCAGTTCAACTTCAACACCAGTACAGGTGCTTTATCCTTTAACGGACAGCAGTTTGCGACTCTAGAAAACATTTCAAATGCTTATGATTTTATCCCTTCTTATGACATTGTGATTGTCTAG
- a CDS encoding CHAT domain-containing protein, whose product MLDNLQMAKKIPKLWRKVLAFLLCVLTGMSLTLMLEFRPVTASSVPPFPSSLPLLQAEKITENSTQYLSNSNLIQQGRELYKTERYAEAVNIWQQALKAEQNQNNLSSQAMVLNYLALGYQQLGQWQQAKQAITSSLQLLENVKQTTPQTKLILAQTLNNQGSLELAQGQAEKALNSWQQATKIYTETSYIQGRIGSLINQAQAQQALGLYLQARKTLTDVEKALKNQTDTQLKSKGLRSLGNVLRLVGAFDDSQKILQQSLQILQNSGNLTTPEISATLLSLGNTAYAQGDKESALKYYEQAATTEPKNITEIQAQINQLYILINNGKLVDAKNIWIQLQPKLANLFPSRSTIYAYINLAKSLVKLGNQKNESAKFLATAIQQAKSINDQKAQSYALGYLGRLYEQTQQLSNAQKLTEQALQIAQSINAPDVAYQWQWQLGRILKAQGSIKPATDAYQVAFTTLKSLRSDLVAVNTDIQFSFGETVEPVYREYVELLLNPGTNTEPSQEQLKQARQVIESLQLAELDNFFRSACLEGQIVPIEQIQQSQAAVIYPIILKDRLEVILSLPQQALHHYAAKVSQNEVEEVTEKLRFNLEKPYTTPEGKLLSAKVYDWLIRPVQTELAQSQVKTLVFILDGALRNIPMAALYDGQQYLLEKYSVALTPGLELLGPRPLQQSRLKTLVAGLTEARHGFSSLPNVNEELKAVESEVPSEVLLNKTFTSTALRQQIDSLPFSVVHLATHGQFSSNADETFVLAWDKPMKVNELKDLLRSREQTRPEPIELLVLSACETAEGDKRAALGLAGVAIQAGARSTLASLWSLDDESGARLIGQFYKELVTKQVTKAEALRLAQLSLLKDPDYRHPVHWASYVLLGNWL is encoded by the coding sequence ATGCTTGACAATCTTCAGATGGCAAAAAAAATACCGAAATTATGGCGTAAAGTTCTAGCTTTTCTGCTTTGTGTGCTAACAGGGATGAGTCTAACACTGATGCTCGAATTTAGACCAGTTACAGCCTCTTCTGTTCCACCCTTCCCTTCTAGCTTACCACTTCTGCAAGCAGAGAAAATCACAGAGAATTCTACACAATACTTATCTAACTCAAATTTAATTCAACAAGGTAGAGAACTGTACAAAACAGAAAGATATGCTGAAGCTGTAAATATTTGGCAACAGGCACTTAAAGCAGAACAGAACCAAAATAATTTATCTTCTCAAGCAATGGTTTTAAATTATCTTGCTTTAGGTTATCAACAATTGGGACAGTGGCAGCAAGCAAAACAAGCAATTACTTCCAGTCTTCAGCTACTAGAAAATGTCAAACAAACAACGCCACAAACAAAACTAATTCTAGCTCAAACTCTCAACAATCAAGGAAGTTTAGAATTAGCTCAAGGTCAGGCTGAAAAAGCATTAAATTCCTGGCAGCAAGCAACTAAAATTTACACTGAAACTAGCTATATACAGGGCAGAATTGGTAGTTTAATAAATCAGGCACAAGCTCAACAAGCTTTAGGGCTGTATCTCCAAGCACGTAAAACTCTAACAGATGTTGAAAAAGCACTGAAAAATCAAACAGATACACAATTAAAAAGTAAAGGTTTGCGTAGTTTGGGTAATGTTCTCAGATTAGTAGGCGCTTTTGATGACTCTCAGAAAATTTTACAACAAAGTTTACAAATATTGCAGAATTCAGGTAATTTAACTACACCAGAAATAAGCGCCACTTTACTCAGTTTGGGTAATACAGCTTATGCCCAAGGAGATAAAGAATCTGCATTAAAATACTATGAACAAGCTGCCACAACCGAGCCTAAAAATATCACAGAAATTCAAGCACAAATTAATCAACTATATATATTAATAAATAATGGAAAATTAGTAGATGCCAAAAATATCTGGATTCAATTACAGCCAAAATTAGCTAATTTATTCCCTAGTCGTTCCACAATTTATGCTTATATTAATCTAGCAAAAAGTTTGGTAAAATTGGGAAATCAAAAAAATGAATCTGCCAAATTCTTAGCTACTGCAATTCAACAGGCTAAAAGTATTAATGACCAAAAAGCCCAATCTTATGCTTTAGGTTATTTAGGTAGATTATATGAACAAACTCAACAATTATCAAATGCTCAGAAATTAACTGAACAAGCTTTACAAATAGCCCAATCTATTAACGCTCCAGATGTTGCCTATCAATGGCAGTGGCAATTAGGAAGAATTTTAAAAGCTCAAGGGTCAATCAAACCAGCAACAGATGCTTATCAAGTCGCCTTCACAACATTAAAATCTTTGCGGAGTGATTTAGTTGCAGTCAACACAGATATTCAATTCTCTTTTGGGGAAACTGTAGAACCTGTATATCGTGAATATGTGGAACTACTTTTAAATCCAGGCACAAATACAGAACCTAGTCAAGAGCAGCTAAAACAAGCCCGTCAAGTAATTGAATCATTGCAATTAGCAGAACTTGATAACTTTTTTCGTTCTGCTTGTCTAGAAGGACAAATAGTACCAATTGAGCAAATTCAACAATCACAAGCAGCAGTAATTTATCCGATTATTCTAAAAGACAGATTAGAAGTAATTCTGAGTTTACCCCAGCAAGCCTTACACCACTACGCTGCTAAAGTTTCTCAAAATGAAGTAGAAGAAGTTACCGAAAAACTCAGATTTAATTTAGAAAAGCCTTATACAACTCCAGAAGGAAAATTATTATCTGCCAAAGTTTATGATTGGTTAATTCGCCCTGTACAAACAGAACTTGCTCAAAGTCAGGTAAAAACATTAGTTTTTATTTTGGATGGTGCTTTGCGAAATATTCCAATGGCTGCTTTATATGATGGGCAACAATATTTATTAGAAAAATACAGTGTGGCACTTACGCCAGGTTTAGAGTTATTAGGTCCTCGTCCTTTACAGCAAAGTAGGTTAAAAACTTTAGTAGCAGGACTGACAGAGGCCAGACATGGATTTAGTTCTTTACCTAATGTCAATGAAGAATTAAAAGCAGTTGAGTCAGAAGTACCTAGCGAAGTTCTCTTGAATAAGACATTTACTAGTACAGCATTACGTCAACAAATTGACTCTCTACCTTTTTCTGTCGTGCATTTGGCAACTCACGGTCAATTTAGTTCTAACGCTGATGAAACCTTTGTGTTGGCTTGGGATAAACCCATGAAGGTGAATGAATTAAAAGATTTGCTGCGTAGTCGAGAACAAACTAGACCTGAACCTATTGAATTACTGGTTTTAAGTGCTTGCGAAACTGCTGAGGGAGATAAACGAGCGGCTTTAGGATTGGCTGGGGTAGCAATTCAAGCCGGCGCACGCAGTACCTTGGCTTCTCTTTGGAGTCTAGATGATGAATCTGGCGCTCGTCTCATTGGTCAATTTTATAAAGAGTTAGTAACTAAGCAGGTGACAAAGGCGGAAGCACTGCGACTAGCTCAACTTTCACTATTAAAAGACCCAGATTATCGGCATCCTGTGCATTGGGCATCTTATGTATTATTGGGAAATTGGCTGTAG